A genomic segment from Nymphalis io chromosome 15, ilAglIoxx1.1, whole genome shotgun sequence encodes:
- the LOC126774057 gene encoding SPRY domain-containing SOCS box protein 3-like isoform X1 — protein MLIAPANSRSRANERKAKPYCKCWNKKTPLLWKQLRNCSCGEDNDVNEWRWSTPDSSSSWVVISEDRKQVTFHPFYSSGTAVAKGDTPLLHNYHHYWEVKILTDTYGTDIMVGLGTDKVDTTESQFKFTSLLGQNEESYGLSYTGAVRHNGMVARDSAGFCRGSIVGVRVDLWRGTLEFYLNRKPLGISFYNLRRHRALYPMVCSTAAQSSMRLIYAASWRASLLVDAAKVLASARPPGRPERPVRVPPGLWYTFRSQFWLTLPSEGGHSDEESEKDESTDTETVKMTKSMLNEVLPDQFVNGYYVDGVEPDYRIVVRE, from the exons ATGTTGATCGCGCCAGCAAACTCACGGTCTAGGGCAAACGAAAGAAAAGCTAAGCCCTACTGCAAATGCTGGAACAAAAAAACTCCCTTACTTTGGAAGCAGTTAAGAAATTGTAGTTGCGGGGAAGACAACGATG TGAATGAATGGCGATGGTCGACTCCTGACAGTAGTTCTAGTTGGGTTGTTATTAGCGAGGACAGGAAGCAAGTCACCTTCCACCCATTCTACAGTTCGGGCACCGCTGTTGCTAAAGGAGATACACCTTTGCTTCACAACTACCACCACTACTGGGAAGTGAAAATACTTACGGACACTTATGGCACAGATATT ATGGTAGGACTGGGTACGGACAAAGTTGACACGACAGAATCTCAATTCAAGTTTACATCACTCCTTGGTCAAAATGAAGAGTCATACGGTTTATCATACACGGGGGCCGTGAGGCACAACGGAATGGTCGCCCGGGACTCGGCTGGCTTCTGCCGCGGGAGTATCGTGGGCGTGCGTGTGGACTTGTGGCGAGGCACGCTCGAGTTCTATCTGAACAGGAAACCGTTAG GCATATCGTTCTACAACCTGCGGCGGCACCGCGCGCTGTACCCCATGGTGTGCTCGACGGCGGCGCAGTCGTCCATGCGGCTGATCTACGCGGCGTCGTGGCGCGCGTCGCTGCTGGTGGACGCGGCCAAGGTGCTCGCGTCGGCGCGCCCGCCCGGCCGCCCCGAGCGCCCCGTGCGCGTGCCGCCCGGCCTCTGGTACACCTTCCGCTCGCAGTTCTGGCTCACGCTGCCGTCCGAGG GGGGACATTCGGACGAAGAAAGCGAAAAGGACGAGTCAACTGACACTGAAACTGTGAAAATGACGAAAAGTATG ctCAACGAGGTGCTTCCGGATCAGTTCGTGAACGGATACTACGTGGACGGCGTCGAACCTGACTATCGGATCGTCGTGCGGGagtaa
- the LOC126774057 gene encoding SPRY domain-containing SOCS box protein 3-like isoform X2, translating into MLIAPANSRSRANERKAKPYCKCWNKKTPLLWKQLRNCSCGEDNDVNEWRWSTPDSSSSWVVISEDRKQVTFHPFYSSGTAVAKGDTPLLHNYHHYWEVKILTDTYGTDIMVGLGTDKVDTTESQFKFTSLLGQNEESYGLSYTGAVRHNGMVARDSAGFCRGSIVGVRVDLWRGTLEFYLNRKPLGISFYNLRRHRALYPMVCSTAAQSSMRLIYAASWRASLLVDAAKVLASARPPGRPERPVRVPPGLWYTFRSQFWLTLPSEGGHSDEESEKDESTDTETVKMTKSMPWSLYFRGGSI; encoded by the exons ATGTTGATCGCGCCAGCAAACTCACGGTCTAGGGCAAACGAAAGAAAAGCTAAGCCCTACTGCAAATGCTGGAACAAAAAAACTCCCTTACTTTGGAAGCAGTTAAGAAATTGTAGTTGCGGGGAAGACAACGATG TGAATGAATGGCGATGGTCGACTCCTGACAGTAGTTCTAGTTGGGTTGTTATTAGCGAGGACAGGAAGCAAGTCACCTTCCACCCATTCTACAGTTCGGGCACCGCTGTTGCTAAAGGAGATACACCTTTGCTTCACAACTACCACCACTACTGGGAAGTGAAAATACTTACGGACACTTATGGCACAGATATT ATGGTAGGACTGGGTACGGACAAAGTTGACACGACAGAATCTCAATTCAAGTTTACATCACTCCTTGGTCAAAATGAAGAGTCATACGGTTTATCATACACGGGGGCCGTGAGGCACAACGGAATGGTCGCCCGGGACTCGGCTGGCTTCTGCCGCGGGAGTATCGTGGGCGTGCGTGTGGACTTGTGGCGAGGCACGCTCGAGTTCTATCTGAACAGGAAACCGTTAG GCATATCGTTCTACAACCTGCGGCGGCACCGCGCGCTGTACCCCATGGTGTGCTCGACGGCGGCGCAGTCGTCCATGCGGCTGATCTACGCGGCGTCGTGGCGCGCGTCGCTGCTGGTGGACGCGGCCAAGGTGCTCGCGTCGGCGCGCCCGCCCGGCCGCCCCGAGCGCCCCGTGCGCGTGCCGCCCGGCCTCTGGTACACCTTCCGCTCGCAGTTCTGGCTCACGCTGCCGTCCGAGG GGGGACATTCGGACGAAGAAAGCGAAAAGGACGAGTCAACTGACACTGAAACTGTGAAAATGACGAAAAGTATG CCCTGGAGTCTGTATTTCCGTGGGGGCAGTATCTGA
- the LOC126773922 gene encoding uncharacterized protein LOC126773922: MHFWIDKRSQCAYSGRHRVPSSLSAGVGRSRGRVCAAAGRKGMAAPVHRFAPVDCAPRRPRPLRHYGPPPMPAVHSSRRQNEESSLYVEIPPEPPQPTIASLAAARSVTPDTLLRTAALGLHHSPMMAPHLKFGMLVSFALATVFLAGAKYYFDRQLMRGNGGGAESSGEAGVVCAAVACVCGVGCALSLCRARRPPPAPPAPPERVSSTARRPLPRTPTREVTLNEPEDISLMTLSRPERATAPGGADARGAGAGPGAEAPPPYHIAVLLPARAPSPPPPAYSALS; this comes from the exons ATGCATTTCTGGATCGACAAACGCAGCCAGTGCGCTTATAGCGGTCGCCACCGCGTACCGTCCTCATTATCAGCCG GCGTGGGGCGGTCGCGAGGGCGCGTGTGCGCGGCGGCGGGCCGCAAGGGCATGGCGGCGCCCGTGCACCGCTTCGCTCCCGTGGActgcgcgccgcgccgccccaGACCGCTACGACACTATGG GCCACCACCGATGCCCGCTGTACACTCGAGTAGGCGTCAAAATGAAGAGTCAAGTCTGTACGTGGAAATTCCTCCGGAACCGCCTCAGCCCACTATCGCGAGTCTCGCAGCAGCCCGCAGCGTGACGCCGGACACATTGCTGCGGACCGCGGCGCTGGGACTCCACCACTCGCCTATGATGGCTCCTCATTTAAAGTTCGGGATGCTGGTTTCTTTTGCGTTAGCGACCGTGTTTCTCGCTGGAGCGAAGTATTATTTCGATCGGCAG CTGATGCGCGGCAACGGCGGCGGCGCGGAGAGCAGCGGCGAGGCGGGCGTGGTGTGCGCGGCCGTGGCGTGCGTGTGCGGCGTGGGCTGCGCGCTGTCGCTgtgccgcgcgcgccgcccgccgcccgcgccgcccgcgccgcccgagCGCGTGTCGTCCACGGCGCGCCGCCCGCTGCCGCGCACGCCCACGCGAGAG GTGACCCTGAACGAACCAGAGGACATATCGCTGATGACGCTGTCGCGGCCGGAGCGCGCGACGGCCCCGGGCGGCGCCGACGCGCGCGGCGCTGGCGCCGGTCCGGGCGCGGAGGCCCCGCCCCCCTACCACATCGCGGTGCTGCTGCCGGCCCGCGCGCCCTCGCCGCCGCCGCCAGCCTACTCGGCGCTCAGCTAG